One Bacteroidales bacterium genomic window carries:
- the mfd gene encoding transcription-repair coupling factor: MLLCYISHPEVELIAESLTVGRKRFQIKGIIGSARALALAALFEKQKTNFIAIISDKEKAAYFLNDLESILNEQELPFHKKHVLFFPTSYRRPYEPEKTDNSNVLLRTEVLKRLGNSRRPTIVVTYPEALSEKVISQAYLKKNTFRLKASESVDMDFVADLLLEYNFERVDFVVEPGQFAIRGGLLDVYSYSNDYPYRIEFGTEAVESIRSFNPSSQLSIDKLEHVTLIPNVQDRLIHEKRGSFFRFIPGNPVVWIEETELALVKIEKEFEKSVQSFKNLSGELKHLEPSKLFCSKTEFLDDMLQSPVIEAGSGSHFKDAEQFVFRTRPQPSFNKNFDMLLENLEDNARQGYQTLILAANTKQIERIQLIFDDLLKNRNIEDSPFEPVNIALHEGFIDDDLKLLCYTDHQIFDRYHKFRLRDGFASRQAFTLKEIYDLKPGDFVTHIDHGVGRFDGLELIDVNGRQQEAIRLIYKDSDLLYISIHSLHRISKYIGKDGTVPTLDRLGSNAWKNLKSRTKKRVKDIARELIKLYAQRKAANGFAYTPDTYMQHELEASFIYEDTPDQVKTTNDVKVDMESSSPMDRLVCGDVGFGKTEIAVRAAFKAVADSKQVAILVPTTILALQHYHTFSERLESFPCTIDYLNRFKSAAQQKKTLQALKEGKIDILIGTHRLLSKDLEFKDLGLLIIDEEQKFGVSAKERLRELKVNVDTLTLTATPIPRTLQFSMMGARDLSIINTPPPNRYPVQTEIRPWNEELIRDGIQYELSRGGQVFFVNNRVQNIMDIAGTIQRIVPDARIAIAHGQLDGSKLEKIMLDFIEGRYDVLVSTTIIESGLDISNVNTIFINDAHHYGLSDLHQLRGRVGRTNKKAFCYLLAPPASVLTDEARKRLRAIEEFSDIGSGLNIAMRDLDIRGAGNILGAEQSGFISEIGFEMYQRILDEAITELKESEFSDVFARPAREKYVKECQIETDLEILIPSEYITNTIERLSLYKELDGIEKEEELLAFREKLIDRFGSVPPETDGLINTIRLRWLARDIGFEKIVLKNDLLTCYFLSDPESGYFQSERFAQVIGFVQSNPKACRLKESDNRLRLTFKEVKDVDAALYWLGMVRSFLN, from the coding sequence ATTTTACTGTGCTATATTTCTCATCCTGAAGTGGAGTTAATAGCTGAAAGTTTAACTGTTGGCCGTAAGCGTTTCCAGATCAAAGGGATCATCGGCTCTGCTAGGGCGTTGGCGCTGGCTGCACTTTTCGAAAAACAAAAAACCAACTTCATCGCCATCATCAGCGATAAGGAAAAGGCCGCTTATTTTCTCAACGACCTTGAAAGCATTCTCAATGAGCAGGAATTGCCATTTCATAAAAAGCATGTGCTATTCTTTCCAACTTCTTACCGTCGCCCTTACGAACCCGAAAAAACCGATAACTCCAATGTGTTGTTGCGCACCGAGGTGCTGAAACGCCTTGGCAATTCGCGCAGACCAACCATTGTTGTTACTTATCCTGAAGCCCTCAGCGAGAAAGTAATCAGCCAGGCCTACCTGAAAAAGAACACGTTCCGCCTGAAAGCCAGTGAATCTGTAGATATGGATTTTGTAGCCGATCTCCTCCTGGAGTATAATTTCGAGCGGGTTGATTTTGTGGTGGAACCCGGACAGTTTGCCATTCGCGGTGGGTTACTCGATGTTTATTCCTATTCAAACGATTATCCTTACCGCATTGAGTTCGGAACCGAAGCGGTTGAATCCATCCGTTCGTTTAATCCGTCCTCGCAGTTGTCAATTGACAAGCTTGAGCATGTAACGCTCATTCCCAATGTTCAGGATAGGCTGATCCATGAAAAGCGTGGCAGTTTTTTCAGATTCATCCCTGGAAACCCGGTTGTCTGGATCGAAGAAACGGAACTGGCGCTGGTTAAGATTGAAAAAGAATTTGAAAAGTCAGTTCAGAGTTTTAAGAACCTGAGCGGTGAACTGAAACATTTGGAGCCGTCGAAACTGTTCTGCTCCAAAACTGAGTTTCTTGACGATATGCTTCAATCGCCCGTGATTGAAGCAGGTTCGGGATCGCATTTTAAGGATGCAGAACAATTTGTTTTCCGAACCCGGCCACAGCCTTCGTTCAACAAGAACTTCGATATGCTGCTCGAAAATCTTGAAGACAACGCCAGGCAAGGTTACCAGACTCTCATCCTTGCCGCCAACACCAAACAGATTGAACGCATTCAGTTGATCTTCGATGATTTGCTTAAGAACCGGAACATTGAAGACAGCCCTTTTGAACCGGTGAACATCGCATTGCACGAAGGCTTCATTGATGATGACCTGAAGCTGCTTTGTTATACCGATCACCAGATTTTCGACCGCTACCATAAATTCCGTCTGCGTGATGGCTTTGCCAGCCGGCAGGCATTTACCCTCAAGGAAATCTACGACCTGAAACCAGGCGATTTTGTCACCCATATTGACCACGGTGTTGGCCGTTTCGATGGCCTTGAACTGATTGATGTAAACGGCAGGCAGCAGGAAGCTATCCGGCTGATTTATAAAGACAGCGACCTGCTGTACATTTCTATCCATTCATTGCACCGCATCTCGAAGTATATTGGCAAAGACGGCACGGTTCCCACCCTCGACCGTTTGGGTTCCAATGCCTGGAAAAACCTGAAAAGCCGCACCAAGAAAAGGGTTAAGGATATTGCCCGCGAGTTGATAAAATTATATGCCCAGCGCAAGGCAGCCAATGGGTTCGCATATACACCCGACACCTATATGCAGCATGAACTTGAGGCTTCATTTATTTACGAGGACACGCCGGACCAGGTGAAAACCACCAACGACGTAAAAGTGGATATGGAATCGTCATCGCCAATGGACAGACTGGTGTGCGGCGATGTTGGGTTCGGGAAAACGGAAATAGCCGTGCGGGCCGCGTTTAAAGCAGTTGCTGATTCCAAGCAGGTAGCCATTTTGGTTCCGACCACAATATTGGCGTTGCAACATTACCATACATTCAGCGAGCGGCTGGAGAGTTTTCCGTGTACAATTGATTACCTGAACCGTTTCAAAAGTGCAGCTCAGCAAAAAAAGACCTTGCAGGCGCTCAAAGAAGGCAAAATTGATATTCTTATTGGAACCCACCGCCTGCTGAGCAAGGATTTGGAATTCAAAGACCTTGGCCTGCTTATTATTGATGAAGAACAGAAGTTTGGTGTTTCAGCAAAAGAACGATTGCGCGAACTCAAAGTCAATGTTGACACCCTCACATTGACCGCAACGCCCATTCCGCGCACCTTGCAATTTTCGATGATGGGCGCCCGCGACCTGAGCATCATCAACACACCGCCGCCCAACCGCTACCCGGTCCAAACCGAAATCAGGCCATGGAACGAAGAACTGATCCGCGATGGAATCCAGTATGAATTGTCGCGTGGCGGACAGGTGTTTTTTGTGAACAATCGCGTTCAGAACATCATGGACATTGCTGGAACCATCCAGCGCATCGTTCCCGATGCGAGGATCGCAATTGCACACGGGCAACTGGACGGATCGAAACTTGAAAAAATAATGCTCGATTTTATTGAAGGCCGCTATGATGTGTTGGTTTCTACGACTATTATTGAATCAGGGCTTGATATTTCAAATGTGAACACCATTTTTATCAATGATGCGCATCACTATGGGCTGAGCGATTTACACCAGTTGCGCGGACGCGTTGGGCGTACTAATAAAAAAGCATTTTGCTATCTGCTGGCACCGCCGGCATCGGTGCTTACTGATGAAGCCCGGAAACGACTGCGTGCCATCGAGGAATTTTCTGACATAGGTTCAGGGCTGAATATCGCCATGCGCGATCTTGATATCCGTGGAGCCGGCAATATTCTTGGGGCCGAGCAAAGCGGTTTTATTTCAGAAATAGGTTTCGAAATGTATCAGCGCATCCTCGACGAAGCCATAACCGAACTGAAGGAAAGTGAGTTTAGCGACGTATTTGCCAGGCCGGCCAGAGAAAAATACGTGAAAGAATGCCAGATTGAAACCGACCTGGAAATTCTTATTCCCTCGGAGTATATCACCAACACGATAGAACGTTTGAGCCTTTACAAAGAACTTGATGGCATTGAAAAGGAAGAAGAACTGCTAGCGTTTCGCGAAAAACTGATTGACCGTTTTGGCTCCGTTCCACCCGAAACAGATGGCCTGATCAATACAATTCGGTTGCGTTGGCTGGCCCGGGATATAGGGTTTGAGAAAATTGTGTTGAAAAATGATTTGCTTACCTGCTATTTTCTCAGCGATCCTGAATCAGGTTATTTTCAAAGCGAAAGGTTCGCACAGGTAATAGGGTTTGTGCAATCGAATCCCAAAGCCTGCCGCCTGAAAGAAAGTGATAATCGCCTTCGCCTCACCTTCAAAGAAGTGAAAGATGTGGATGCTGCACTCTACTGGCTCGGAATGGTTCGGAGTTTTTTAAATTAA
- a CDS encoding TolC family protein has protein sequence MIKTFSLIPLTLALIFVDVPHAKAQQSDGLRLTLQNAIEIATQQSPEALIARHRYRSSYWQFRTYEAGFMPMLSLDATLPELNRSISPITQPDGSEAFRERSYMSSDVNLSLSKNVGFTGGQVFMNTSLQRIDIFSDSTVTSWLSTPLNIGFRQPLFAHNPFRWSRMIEPIRYNEAQRRYVEDVEQVAITTINYFFDLLQAQIRNQIQLLNRANNDTLYQIAQGRFNMGTIAENELLQTELNLLNSEAALENSYLDLETREFNLKSFLRLPESITIDLVPPYETSTVLIEPERAINHARHSRADALGFERRLIEAASDVSEARLGSRFNANLFAVYGLTQSADDFRNAYINPQDQQQVVLGIQVPILDWGLAKGKIKMAESSQELVKTSVEQEQIDFDQEVNLKVRQFNMQQNQLIIAARSDTVALKRYDVTVQRYRIGKIGIIELNLAQTEKDNAALGYIAALHSYWRNYYELRKLTHYDFLTNRKLEFVEEL, from the coding sequence ATGATAAAGACATTTTCCTTGATCCCACTCACTCTTGCTCTTATCTTCGTAGATGTGCCTCACGCAAAAGCACAACAATCAGACGGTCTCAGGCTCACATTGCAGAATGCTATTGAGATTGCTACACAGCAATCGCCCGAAGCTTTGATAGCCCGGCACCGCTACCGTAGCAGTTACTGGCAGTTCCGGACCTATGAAGCCGGCTTTATGCCTATGCTAAGCCTGGATGCAACGTTGCCCGAACTCAACCGTTCCATCAGTCCTATCACACAGCCCGATGGCAGCGAAGCTTTCCGCGAAAGAAGTTATATGAGTTCAGATGTGAACCTTTCGTTGAGTAAAAATGTGGGCTTTACAGGTGGACAGGTTTTTATGAATACGAGCTTGCAGCGGATTGATATTTTTTCTGATTCCACAGTTACCTCCTGGCTCAGCACACCGCTCAATATCGGATTCCGGCAACCCTTGTTTGCACACAACCCTTTCCGGTGGAGCCGCATGATTGAGCCAATCCGTTATAACGAAGCCCAACGCCGATATGTTGAAGACGTGGAACAGGTGGCCATCACTACCATCAATTACTTTTTTGATTTATTGCAGGCCCAGATCCGCAATCAAATCCAATTGCTTAACCGAGCCAATAACGATACACTGTATCAGATTGCACAGGGCCGGTTCAATATGGGAACCATCGCAGAAAATGAATTGCTGCAAACTGAACTCAACCTGCTTAACTCAGAAGCCGCTCTTGAAAACTCCTACCTCGATCTTGAAACCAGGGAATTTAACCTGAAATCCTTTCTGCGTTTACCCGAAAGCATAACCATTGATCTTGTTCCCCCTTACGAAACCTCAACGGTTTTGATTGAGCCGGAGCGTGCCATTAACCATGCACGACACAGCCGGGCCGATGCCCTTGGTTTTGAACGCCGCCTGATTGAAGCCGCAAGCGATGTGAGCGAGGCCCGCCTCGGCAGTCGTTTCAACGCTAACCTGTTTGCGGTTTATGGTCTGACCCAAAGTGCCGATGATTTCAGGAATGCATACATCAACCCCCAGGACCAGCAACAGGTGGTGTTGGGGATTCAGGTTCCTATCCTCGACTGGGGTCTGGCCAAAGGCAAAATTAAAATGGCCGAATCGAGCCAGGAACTTGTGAAAACATCTGTAGAGCAGGAACAAATTGATTTCGACCAGGAAGTGAACCTCAAGGTGAGGCAGTTTAACATGCAGCAAAATCAGCTCATCATCGCCGCCCGAAGCGATACTGTTGCATTGAAACGCTACGATGTAACCGTTCAGCGATATCGGATCGGGAAAATCGGGATCATTGAACTTAACCTCGCCCAAACCGAAAAAGACAACGCTGCACTGGGTTATATTGCTGCACTCCACAGCTATTGGCGTAATTACTACGAATTGAGGAAACTAACGCATTATGACTTTTTAACGAACCGGAAGCTGGAGTTTGTTGAGGAGTTGTAG
- a CDS encoding ABC transporter permease translates to MERNAYNFQIALEAVFANRFRSILTALGIIFGVAAVIAMMAIGAGAQQEILEQIKLVGVNNIIVLPRPVEDAQKEEEENQNIVRRFSPGLTLEDAQGIAEIIPSVSRVSSEVVFDVPVIKDGLRSMSKLSGVTPDFFHIFNLALEKGVFFTETHVEETSPVAVIGSEIKTRFFPHKDPIGEYIKCGHIWMRVVGVLENRAADPESSQDLGISDYNNSVYVPLQTALLRFRDRSLVTSASVGGGGSMFFFDGGAVSYRSGGDGTEGNQLDRIVVQVHESSQLTPTSEVLRRMLERRHQGVDDFEIRVPELLLKQEQRTKDIFNIVLGAIAGISLLVGGIGIMNIMLASVMERIREIGIRMATGARKADIVFQFLSEATMISLAGGLIGIILGITLAKLITEFTGILTIVSPFSIIISFGVAATVGIAFGYMPAKKASEQDPLASLRYE, encoded by the coding sequence GTGGAACGCAACGCTTATAATTTTCAAATAGCCCTGGAAGCGGTTTTTGCGAACCGGTTCAGATCCATTTTAACTGCGCTTGGGATTATTTTCGGGGTGGCAGCGGTGATTGCTATGATGGCCATTGGCGCCGGCGCACAACAGGAAATACTGGAGCAGATCAAACTGGTGGGTGTTAACAACATCATCGTCTTGCCGCGCCCTGTTGAGGATGCCCAGAAAGAGGAGGAAGAAAACCAGAACATCGTTCGCAGGTTTTCACCGGGTCTAACGCTTGAAGATGCACAAGGCATTGCCGAAATCATCCCCTCAGTATCCAGGGTGAGTTCTGAGGTGGTGTTTGATGTTCCGGTTATCAAAGATGGTTTGCGGAGCATGTCGAAGCTGAGTGGCGTAACACCCGATTTTTTTCACATCTTTAACCTCGCACTTGAAAAAGGTGTGTTTTTTACCGAAACCCATGTTGAAGAAACGAGTCCGGTTGCAGTGATTGGTTCGGAGATTAAAACCAGATTTTTCCCGCATAAAGATCCTATTGGTGAGTACATAAAATGCGGCCATATCTGGATGAGGGTTGTTGGCGTGCTTGAGAACCGTGCTGCCGATCCTGAATCGAGCCAGGACCTTGGCATCAGCGATTATAACAACAGTGTTTACGTGCCATTGCAAACGGCTTTACTTCGTTTCCGCGACCGCTCGCTTGTTACCTCGGCTTCAGTTGGCGGTGGCGGCAGCATGTTTTTCTTTGATGGCGGAGCCGTATCCTACAGAAGCGGCGGTGATGGTACTGAAGGCAACCAATTGGATCGCATCGTTGTGCAGGTACATGAAAGTTCGCAACTTACACCTACCAGTGAGGTGTTGCGCCGCATGCTGGAACGTCGCCACCAGGGTGTGGATGATTTTGAGATCCGTGTTCCGGAACTACTATTGAAACAGGAACAACGTACCAAGGATATTTTCAATATTGTATTGGGAGCCATTGCCGGGATCAGCTTGCTGGTAGGCGGCATCGGGATCATGAATATTATGTTGGCGTCAGTAATGGAGCGCATCCGCGAAATCGGGATCCGCATGGCTACCGGCGCGCGGAAAGCGGATATTGTCTTCCAGTTCCTTTCCGAAGCTACAATGATCAGCCTTGCAGGCGGACTTATCGGAATCATATTGGGAATTACGCTGGCCAAGCTGATCACTGAATTTACCGGGATTCTCACCATTGTTTCACCTTTTTCGATAATCATATCCTTTGGCGTAGCTGCCACAGTGGGTATTGCGTTCGGATATATGCCGGCCAAGAAAGCATCGGAACAAGATCCGCTGGCATCGTTGAGGTATGAGTAG
- a CDS encoding HlyD family secretion protein, whose translation MKKSIYITLGALVLVIIALWYFLGRSDGSEQSITVPAKFGEFKVLVVTSGELEAKSSEDISGPSGLREFRIWQVKINDIIADGTVVDSGAYVAELDRSDLMNQMKDIETELEKLHSQFTKTRLDTSMEMRSAREELINLRYNLEELQLRFDQSMYEPPATIRQIQIDLEKGQRAYEQAQNNYQLKDEKAKANMQEVAASLQQSERRYQQISEILKKFTVFAPKSGMVIHKRSWDGTKQGIGSTLQIGWDNVVASLPNLTEMITKTYVNEIDISKVRVGQKVEIGVDAFPDRKYSGEVTEVANIGEQLRNSNAKVFEVRIVVNESDTILRPAMTTKNTIITDVIPEAVYIPLESVHTQDTISFVYRAGKQIKQQVRLGRSNENEIVVTEGLAEGDMVFLTPPAKSDSWKLINLQ comes from the coding sequence ATGAAAAAAAGCATTTACATTACACTGGGCGCCTTGGTTCTTGTCATCATTGCCTTATGGTATTTTTTAGGCAGAAGCGATGGCTCGGAGCAATCCATCACTGTGCCTGCAAAGTTTGGCGAGTTTAAAGTACTCGTTGTAACATCCGGTGAGCTTGAAGCCAAAAGTTCGGAAGACATCAGCGGGCCCTCAGGCTTGCGGGAATTCAGGATCTGGCAGGTGAAGATCAATGATATTATTGCCGATGGAACGGTGGTGGATTCAGGTGCTTATGTTGCAGAACTAGATCGTTCGGACCTCATGAACCAGATGAAAGACATTGAAACCGAACTTGAAAAACTACATTCGCAGTTTACCAAAACCCGCCTGGATACTTCCATGGAAATGCGTAGCGCCAGGGAAGAACTGATCAATCTACGTTATAACCTCGAAGAACTGCAACTTCGTTTCGATCAAAGCATGTACGAACCGCCTGCAACCATCAGGCAAATTCAGATTGACCTCGAAAAAGGGCAACGCGCTTACGAGCAGGCTCAGAATAACTACCAGCTCAAAGACGAGAAAGCCAAAGCCAATATGCAGGAAGTAGCCGCTTCGTTACAACAGTCGGAACGGCGTTATCAACAAATAAGCGAAATTCTCAAAAAATTCACTGTTTTTGCCCCAAAGTCGGGCATGGTCATTCACAAACGTAGCTGGGATGGTACCAAACAAGGAATAGGATCTACCCTCCAGATTGGATGGGACAATGTGGTTGCTTCGCTGCCAAACCTTACCGAAATGATTACAAAAACTTACGTAAATGAAATTGACATCAGCAAGGTGCGCGTTGGCCAGAAAGTGGAAATAGGCGTTGATGCTTTCCCTGACAGAAAATACTCAGGCGAGGTTACCGAAGTGGCAAATATTGGTGAACAGCTTCGTAACAGCAATGCCAAGGTTTTTGAGGTTAGGATTGTGGTGAATGAAAGCGATACCATTCTTCGTCCGGCTATGACTACCAAGAACACAATAATCACAGATGTAATCCCGGAAGCCGTTTATATTCCGCTTGAGAGTGTTCATACCCAGGACACCATTTCGTTTGTTTACCGCGCCGGAAAGCAGATAAAACAGCAGGTGCGATTGGGTCGCAGCAATGAAAATGAAATTGTGGTGACAGAGGGTTTGGCAGAAGGCGACATGGTTTTCCTGACCCCTCCGGCCAAAAGCGACTCGTGGAAACTCATTAACTTGCAGTAA
- a CDS encoding S9 family peptidase has product MKHLLFLLAIVVLVSACQEPGKQFQAPVAEKIEKQLEIHGHTRTDPYYWMNERENPAVVAYLEAENNYLDAVMAHTNNLQERLFEEMKGRIKQDDQSAPFFRNGYFYYTRYETGSEYPIYCRKQGSLEAEEEIMLDVNVLAKPYPYFSVGGYDISLNNDLMAFAVDTVGRRQYTIKIKDLKKGAIAVTGIQYAGGDVCWAADNSTLFYTSIDPITLRYDRINRYNINGSEPPQQVYYENDETFYYISISRTKDNRYLSITANSTVSNETWLLEADNPTGSFRVFQPRERDLLYNIWSHNGKFYVLTNWDAQNFRLMETGDKLTNKSNWKDVVTHRADVLIENVEIFDDYLVLQERKQGLRQMRIMHLPSGQEHYLDFGVDAYTAGIGINTEMTSNVLRYSYTSLTTPNSTYDYNLETRESNLVKQQEVLGDFNSDNYETHRLSAPARDGVEVPVTLVYRKGTNMDGNNPLLLYAYGSYGSSIDPRFSSNVLSLVDRGFVYALAHVRGGQDLGRQWYDDGKLLNKKNTFNDFIDCTEFLIAKGYTSPEKLFAGGGSAGGLLMGVIVNERPELFKGVIAAVPFVDVVTTMLDETIPLTTAEYDEWGNPNVKEYYDYMLSYSPYDNVKEQAYPNLLVTSGLHDSQVQYWEPSKWVAKLREHNTGDGVILFYTDMESGHGGASGRFKRLRETAREYAFMLDLAGIRR; this is encoded by the coding sequence ATGAAACATCTGCTGTTTTTATTGGCGATCGTTGTTTTGGTTTCTGCATGTCAGGAACCGGGAAAACAATTTCAGGCTCCTGTTGCTGAAAAGATTGAAAAGCAACTGGAAATTCACGGCCATACACGTACCGACCCTTATTACTGGATGAATGAGCGGGAAAATCCTGCTGTTGTCGCCTATCTCGAAGCTGAGAATAATTATCTTGATGCGGTGATGGCGCATACCAATAATCTACAGGAGAGATTATTCGAGGAAATGAAAGGCCGGATTAAGCAGGATGACCAATCGGCGCCATTCTTCAGAAATGGATACTTCTATTATACGAGGTATGAAACCGGTTCGGAATATCCGATTTATTGCCGTAAACAGGGATCGCTGGAGGCAGAGGAAGAAATCATGCTGGATGTGAATGTGCTTGCCAAACCGTATCCTTATTTTAGTGTAGGTGGTTACGATATTAGCCTCAATAATGATCTGATGGCTTTTGCGGTGGACACTGTTGGACGAAGGCAATATACTATTAAAATCAAGGATTTGAAAAAAGGAGCGATTGCTGTAACCGGAATACAGTATGCCGGCGGTGATGTTTGCTGGGCAGCAGATAATTCTACCTTATTTTATACATCTATTGACCCAATAACCTTACGCTACGACCGCATTAACCGCTACAATATCAATGGCTCAGAACCACCACAACAGGTGTATTATGAGAATGATGAAACATTTTATTACATCAGTATTTCCCGAACCAAGGACAACCGCTACCTTTCAATTACCGCCAACAGTACCGTGAGCAACGAAACCTGGCTCCTGGAAGCCGACAATCCTACTGGCAGTTTCCGTGTTTTTCAACCGAGAGAAAGAGACCTGCTTTACAATATATGGTCGCATAATGGCAAATTTTATGTGTTAACAAACTGGGATGCACAGAATTTCAGGCTGATGGAGACCGGGGACAAGCTTACAAACAAAAGCAACTGGAAAGACGTAGTGACTCACCGTGCGGATGTGTTAATTGAAAATGTCGAAATTTTTGATGATTATCTCGTTTTGCAGGAACGTAAACAAGGCCTAAGACAAATGCGGATCATGCATCTTCCTTCCGGACAGGAACATTACCTGGATTTCGGGGTGGACGCTTATACCGCAGGTATCGGCATCAATACTGAGATGACTTCCAATGTTTTAAGATACAGCTACACTTCGCTCACCACTCCCAATTCCACTTACGATTATAACCTGGAAACCCGTGAAAGCAATCTGGTAAAACAGCAGGAAGTGCTTGGCGACTTTAATTCCGATAATTATGAAACACACAGATTGTCAGCGCCTGCACGTGATGGCGTGGAAGTGCCTGTAACATTGGTTTATCGCAAGGGTACCAATATGGATGGCAACAATCCCTTGCTGCTTTATGCTTATGGTTCATACGGCTCAAGTATTGATCCAAGGTTCAGTTCAAATGTTCTCAGTCTGGTTGATCGTGGGTTTGTATATGCATTGGCCCATGTAAGGGGAGGGCAGGATTTAGGCCGGCAATGGTATGACGATGGCAAATTGCTGAACAAGAAAAATACTTTCAACGATTTTATTGATTGTACTGAATTCCTGATCGCAAAAGGATATACCAGCCCGGAAAAGCTTTTTGCCGGTGGCGGAAGCGCCGGTGGTTTGCTGATGGGTGTAATCGTGAACGAGCGGCCTGAACTCTTTAAAGGTGTAATTGCGGCTGTGCCCTTCGTGGATGTGGTGACAACAATGCTTGATGAAACAATACCACTTACTACCGCGGAATACGACGAATGGGGAAATCCGAACGTTAAGGAATATTACGACTACATGCTCTCATACTCTCCGTACGACAATGTTAAAGAGCAAGCCTATCCAAACCTGCTGGTAACATCTGGCCTTCACGATTCTCAGGTACAATACTGGGAACCATCAAAATGGGTTGCTAAACTTCGCGAGCACAATACCGGCGATGGCGTGATATTGTTTTACACCGACATGGAATCGGGTCATGGAGGCGCTTCAGGCCGTTTTAAGCGCTTGCGGGAAACCGCCAGGGAATATGCCTTTATGCTTGACCTGGCAGGGATCAGGAGATAA
- a CDS encoding arginine deiminase → MQEKIPTQIYSEIGELEAVVIHTPGAEVENMTPENAERALYSDILNLNVAIEEYNQFKGVLQHFTRTLEVRDLLRDILKNEKVKESLVLKICKNEEAGCISPALVEMDEEQLSQSLIEGVPLQKNTLTNFLSKERFSLKPLHNFFFTRDGAISIYDNVFIGSMASSVRLRETMIMEAIFDFHPLFSTKTINPAVHKGADTGIAIEGGDVIVAREDILICGIGSRTTPQGIDYILKHLNAKNEKQHILVQELPYAPESFIHLDMIFTLLDRDVCMIYDPVIMKMNKYMTVHIYAEAGEVKTIREVENLPAGLRKLGMDMKPVLCGGPNDRWLQEREQWHSGANFFAVAPGKIIGYARNVNTAEALSNSGFEIIKATEILDGKIDPDQYKRCLITIEGSELPRGGGGARCMTMPVSRKLVE, encoded by the coding sequence ATGCAGGAAAAAATACCAACCCAAATTTATTCCGAAATTGGCGAACTTGAAGCCGTGGTGATTCACACCCCCGGCGCTGAGGTGGAAAACATGACTCCCGAAAACGCTGAGCGTGCACTCTATAGCGATATTCTGAACCTGAACGTTGCCATTGAAGAGTATAACCAGTTCAAAGGCGTATTGCAGCATTTTACCCGTACCCTCGAAGTCAGGGATTTGCTGCGCGATATTCTGAAAAATGAAAAGGTCAAAGAGAGCCTTGTTCTTAAGATTTGCAAAAACGAAGAAGCAGGCTGCATTTCGCCCGCACTAGTGGAAATGGATGAGGAGCAGCTCTCGCAATCGCTGATTGAAGGGGTTCCACTTCAAAAGAATACGCTAACGAATTTCTTAAGCAAAGAGAGGTTCTCACTGAAACCTTTGCATAATTTCTTTTTTACCCGCGATGGCGCTATTTCTATTTACGATAATGTTTTTATTGGATCCATGGCTTCGTCGGTGCGGTTGCGCGAAACCATGATCATGGAAGCAATTTTTGATTTCCACCCCTTGTTCAGCACCAAAACAATCAATCCGGCAGTTCATAAAGGTGCCGATACCGGCATTGCCATTGAAGGCGGCGATGTAATTGTGGCCCGCGAAGACATTCTTATTTGCGGCATTGGTTCGCGTACCACACCACAAGGCATTGATTATATTCTTAAGCATCTGAACGCGAAGAACGAGAAGCAACATATCCTGGTGCAGGAATTGCCCTATGCGCCGGAGTCGTTTATTCATCTCGATATGATATTCACCCTGCTCGACCGCGATGTTTGCATGATCTATGATCCTGTGATCATGAAAATGAATAAGTATATGACCGTGCATATCTATGCCGAAGCTGGTGAAGTGAAAACCATCCGGGAAGTAGAAAACCTGCCGGCAGGCCTTCGCAAGCTGGGCATGGATATGAAACCAGTTTTATGTGGCGGCCCCAACGACCGCTGGCTGCAGGAAAGGGAACAATGGCACAGCGGCGCTAATTTCTTTGCGGTCGCACCCGGAAAAATTATCGGCTATGCACGCAATGTAAATACTGCTGAAGCGCTTAGCAACAGCGGATTTGAGATTATAAAAGCTACTGAAATCCTGGATGGGAAGATTGATCCGGATCAATACAAACGCTGTCTGATCACCATTGAAGGATCTGAACTACCTCGTGGCGGTGGCGGTGCCAGGTGTATGACGATGCCGGTGAGCAGGAAACTGGTGGAATAA